Proteins encoded in a region of the Sugiyamaella lignohabitans strain CBS 10342 chromosome B, complete sequence genome:
- the SPE2 gene encoding adenosylmethionine decarboxylase SPE2 (S-adenosylmethionine decarboxylase; required for the biosynthesis of spermidine and spermine; cells lacking Spe2p require spermine or spermidine for growth in the presence of oxygen but not when grown anaerobically; GO_component: GO:0005737 - cytoplasm [Evidence IDA] [PMID 14562095]; GO_component: GO:0005634 - nucleus [Evidence IDA] [PMID 14562095]; GO_function: GO:0004014 - adenosylmethionine decarboxylase activity [Evidence IEA,IEA]; GO_function: GO:0004014 - adenosylmethionine decarboxylase activity [Evidence IDA] [PMID 2266128]; GO_function: GO:0016831 - carboxy-lyase activity [Evidence IEA]; GO_function: GO:0016829 - lyase activity [Evidence IEA]; GO_process: GO:0006557 - S-adenosylmethioninamine biosynthetic process [Evidence IEA]; GO_process: GO:0015940 - pantothenate biosynthetic process [Evidence IMP] [PMID 11154694]; GO_process: GO:0006596 - polyamine biosynthetic process [Evidence IEA]; GO_process: GO:0008295 - spermidine biosynthetic process [Evidence IEA,IEA]; GO_process: GO:0008295 - spermidine biosynthetic process [Evidence IMP] [PMID 7929015]; GO_process: GO:0006597 - spermine biosynthetic process [Evidence IEA]; GO_process: GO:0006597 - spermine biosynthetic process [Evidence IMP] [PMID 7929015]) — translation MIVDPVNHTSKFVNHDVSVNLDSTDAFEGPEKLLEIWFAPDEHCLPYGMPESGLREIPRQVWEQVLDVVQCKVLSVVSSSKMDAFVLSESSLFVFANKLILKTCGTTTLLVGLGPLLDAVSEYCGFPKDKQPWRVFYSRRSFMFPDRQKHPHKSWKDEVACLDNKFANGSSYVIGDVQKDHWYLYLAGPSDDCTFPRRTVPGSTLGASGSVSNGTSITNGHNLSADAPFDDETLEILMTDLNPVHANQFCSDRIPGVESNNMSSVGAPADDEDPGHDQGNIVTKLTGIDQIYPTLKQTVDSFCFTPCGYSCNGVVNQGNYFTIHVTPEQGFSYASFETNVPAAKYGMSNADVIEKVVNIFRPGRFSTTFMRNRNEDDESDPDSAFSFRCLPSKLNGYQRTERILYELGDYSLVFITFEANRALK, via the coding sequence ATGATTGTTGATCCTGTTAACCATACATCTAAGTTCGTCAACCACGATGTGTCGGTTAATTTAGATTCGACTGATGCTTTCGAGGGCCCTGAAAAGCTTCTTGAGATCTGGTTTGCTCCGGATGAACACTGCTTGCCTTATGGCATGCCAGAGTCTGGTCTTCGTGAGATTCCTCGTCAAGTATGGGAGCAGGTTCTGGACGTTGTCCAATGCAAAGTCCTATCTGTGGTGTCCAGCTCAAAGATGGACGCATTTGTTCTTTCCGAGTCCAGTTTGTTTGTATTTGCCAACAAATTGATTCTCAAGACTTGTGGTACAACCACACTTCTTGTTGGATTGGGTCCTTTACTTGATGCTGTTAGCGAGTATTGTGGCTTTCCCAAGGACAAGCAGCCTTGGAGAGTCTTTTACTCGCGTCGCAGCTTCATGTTTCCCGACCGCCAGAAGCATCCTCATAAGTCTTGGAAAGACGAGGTTGCTTGTCTTGATAACAAGTTTGCCAACGGATCCTCGTATGTTATCGGTGATGTTCAAAAAGATCATTGGTATTTGTACCTTGCTGGTCCATCTGATGACTGTACTTTCCCGAGAAGAACTGTTCCCGGTTCCACTCTCGGTGCATCTGGCAGTGTCAGTAATGGAACCAGCATTACTAATGGGCATAACTTATCTGCGGACGCTCCatttgatgatgagacTCTTGAGATTCTCATGACCGACCTCAACCCAGTTCATGCCAATCAATTCTGTTCAGACAGAATTCCTGGTGTTGAGTCGAATAACATGTCAAGTGTTGGAGCTCCAGCCGATGATGAGGATCCTGGCCATGACCAAGGCAACATTGTCACCAAATTGACGGGCATCGACCAGATTTACCCGACTCTCAAACAAACTGTGGACTCGTTCTGTTTTACTCCTTGCGGCTATTCATGTAATGGTGTGGTGAATCAGGGGAATTACTTTACCATTCATGTCACGCCCGAGCAGGGCTTTTCTTATGCCAGTTTTGAAACAAACGTTCCTGCTGCCAAATACGGCATGTCCAACGCTGACGTCATTGAAAAAGTGGTCAACATCTTCCGACCCGGAAGATTCTCGACCACCTTCATGCGTAACAgaaatgaagatgacgaatCTGACCCGGACTCTGCTTTCTCTTTCCGCTGCTTGCCATCCAAGTTGAATGGATACCAGCGTACTGAGAGAATTTTGTATGAGCTCGGCGATTATTCGCTTGTTTTCATTACTTTCGAAGCCAACCGGGCCTTGAAATAG
- the RKR1 gene encoding ubiquitin-protein ligase RKR1 (RING domain E3 ubiquitin ligase; involved in ubiquitin-mediated degradation of non-stop proteins; component of ribosome-bound RQC (ribosome quality control) complex required for degradation of polypeptides arising from stalled translation; degrades products of mRNAs lacking a termination codon regardless of a poly(A) tail; functional connections to chromatin modification; homolog of mouse Listerin, mutations in which reported to cause neurodegeneration; GO_component: GO:1990112 - RQC complex [Evidence IDA] [PMID 23178123]; GO_component: GO:0022625 - cytosolic large ribosomal subunit [Evidence IDA] [PMID 23479637]; GO_component: GO:0005634 - nucleus [Evidence IEA,IEA]; GO_component: GO:0005634 - nucleus [Evidence IDA] [PMID 17283062]; GO_component: GO:0005840 - ribosome [Evidence IDA] [PMID 16702403]; GO_component: GO:0005840 - ribosome [Evidence IDA] [PMID 20835226]; GO_function: GO:0016874 - ligase activity [Evidence IEA]; GO_function: GO:0046872 - metal ion binding [Evidence IEA]; GO_function: GO:0043022 - ribosome binding [Evidence IDA] [PMID 20835226]; GO_function: GO:0004842 - ubiquitin-protein transferase activity [Evidence IDA] [PMID 17283062]; GO_function: GO:0008270 - zinc ion binding [Evidence IEA]; GO_process: GO:0016568 - chromatin modification [Evidence IGI] [PMID 17283062]; GO_process: GO:0006348 - chromatin silencing at telomere [Evidence IMP] [PMID 17283062]; GO_process: GO:0010498 - proteasomal protein catabolic process [Evidence IGI,IMP] [PMID 24261871]; GO_process: GO:0016567 - protein ubiquitination [Evidence IEA]; GO_process: GO:0016567 - protein ubiquitination [Evidence IDA] [PMID 17283062]; GO_process: GO:0016567 - protein ubiquitination [Evidence IMP] [PMID 20835226]; GO_process: GO:1990116 - ribosome-associated ubiquitin-dependent protein catabolic process [Evidence IMP] [PMID 23358411]; GO_process: GO:1990116 - ribosome-associated ubiquitin-dependent protein catabolic process [Evidence IMP] [PMID 23479637]; GO_process: GO:0006511 - ubiquitin-dependent protein catabolic process [Evidence IMP] [PMID 20835226]), with translation MIKNESAASLSDERYVSPDDSQAKYFRVLRCCIAILTKLVDRRYGSSQLAEGSKASKKSSSSDITEKYSDIIGYSKLWKLAHASDVSVSRAVLELISSLVKDKGAHELVEPVLEDIATNVVYKSLKSSEPLVATSLLQALIGLTRKYANVWQLANSKKSTSFSALCKFVSQGSRRSSVYFWPSLLALVTALPTDISPYSNSENRDALLKAVSEGVTKETALSNYHAWGAYLTIVEKSVVAQEDSHHIIETAFTNLFNSVVIVTRPTRISQELVQVTSKKLVKFCSLDWDQVSRSLKACIDEIVKRQSRESLTNFTLITSATASDTALKQQFSELLSSIIIALLDKLEKGLNVFEVHLVSTLLVSYEKVLFPDSILSQRLDSFLVDHLPSFIVSEASSNLVAILEIYAKHRVSNGNSSLQPVLEQSFTCIIKSSYEDRKLDYLAGLLKSFTSLKTIVAPIDAVSQYLRYLLHISPGNDTDALWTAILYGICSHGVFVSEEAANDALNYLTITDGPPSRRTMQVFERLLADDNQYFAQFISSPKGKQFVSYLWTIEQSSTVEKLLHSIESPTTGNFEVLCEGLLEEVQHNRIMENIPLLVERGQRLLESVQQTGATSSADSLKQLLFSESDVIEKHLNSIFDAKVSSDLAVADSLGGAVLLVSSGEEAESASFGVNIEQFASTAVYVKSLVIENKADFLKLPASTVQDIILFLLYASEVISSAVFLGKLTAEGDDSASLLDFGSEVSTLLSEESTDFSVPQFVEAISEGDRGLVSRLVNLLWSSSSELTTKGYFSSRVLANIFDLVLVKAADSDVEPTIPKLRILFKTSILGTTAILHGLQKYLLQFAALGNLRNQFASDLIGLNEKQFSQTGLKSLIYLNMLLDVPANDVSTELIPLNRLLMVLQSVFTRINNTETDSLLNSRIELTKLVPKLMSLYPSLPTVFGIWKSCIQLLEQNFIDMSESLALRYFTFRFVVVAQKVIDSTPELAEEFDYSGEPEEAYRFIYEELFDQLYAAEASTNQPDYLTIVQLQKAVLSVPTKLLDYNKLYGLLGTPSSDVQRIAFVLLHRQIPSLQEEKSISFELQKSSISKQNESEIDEDEDEEVEDAAGRFPPRLLKMVKNVPAVYETDHSMTGYLWAWQLVYDHFQNSSYDLRRAYIGQLRRDADNVVDLLLDLISYYIVGNDLNKIAEKSKELDNIDKYEGTLVEDINDEVELLLLRSYFVVLQYTGSLAKSWFLSVKKRSVIIAVEKFTEKYVSPVLITRELNTIEKSLDGNSSINDENMSAKIARATNEVKAYYTTDDQTMEIAIRMPPLYPLRDLQVEGIKRIGVREKQWRAWLLASQAIGTAQNGSIIDSLELFKRNVSMHFEGIVECAICYSILHEDHSLPNKTCTTCKNKFHADCLYKWFKSAGSSSCPLCRATFSFRHGIN, from the coding sequence ATGATAAAGAATGAAAGCGCTGCTTCTCTAAGTGATGAACGGTACGTCTCACCCGATGATTCGCAAGCAAAGTATTTTAGAGTGTTGAGATGCTGTATTGCGATTCTGACAAAGCTAGTAGACAGGAGGTATGGTTCTTCTCAACTAGCAGAAGGCTCAAAAGCATCCAAAAAgtcatcttcgtctgaCATAACAGAAAAATATTCGGACATTATCGGATACTCAAAGTTGTGGAAACTTGCCCATGCTTCAGACGTTTCAGTATCGAGAGCAGTTTTGGAGTTAATCAGCTCCTTGGTAAAGGATAAGGGTGCTCATGAACTGGTTGAGCCGGTTCTGGAAGATATAGCCACGAATGTTGTTTACAAGAGTCTAAAATCCAGTGAACCTTTAGTAGCAACGAGTTTATTGCAGGCCCTGATTGGTCTTACGAGAAAATACGCTAATGTTTGGCAGCTTGCTAACTCCAAAAAGTCGACATCCTTCTCTGCACTCTGTAAATTTGTGTCACAAGGAAGTAGACGGTCAAGCGTTTATTTCTGGCCATCTTTACTAGCATTAGTGACTGCTTTGCCAACTGATATTTCTCCCTACTCCAATAGCGAAAATCGAGATGCTTTGTTGAAAGCTGTTAGCGAGGGAGTCACCAAAGAGACGGCTCTTTCAAACTATCATGCCTGGGGTGCCTACCTGACTATTGTTGAAAAGTCTGTGGTCGCTCAAGAAGATTCCCACCATATTATTGAAACTGCATTTACCAACTTATTTAACAGCGTTGTAATCGTGACCCGGCCCACGAGAATCTCTCAGGAGCTTGTGCAAGTGACAAGTAAAAAGCTGGTGAAATTTTGTTCATTAGACTGGGATCAAGTTTCACGATCTCTCAAGGCTTGCATCGACGAGATTGTAAAGCGCCAGAGTCGAGAGTCACTAACGAATTTCACATTAATCACATCGGCGACGGCTTCAGATACTGCGCTCAAACAGCAGTTTTCAGAATTGCTCTCTAGTATCATTATTGCGCTACTGGATAAATTGGAAAAAGGACTCAATGTTTTTGAGGTTCACCTGGTCAGTACATTACTCGTCTCATATGAGAAAGTCTTATTTCCAGATTCTATTCTTTCTCAAAGATTGGATTCATTTCTGGTCGACCACCTTCCTTCATTTATTGTTTCTGAAGCTAGCTCAAACTTGGTTGCGATTCTTGAAATCTATGCCAAACACCGTGTGTCAAATGGGAattcttctcttcagcCTGTTTTGGAACAGTCATTCACTTGCATTATTAAATCATCCTACGAAGATAGGAAGTTGGATTACTTAGCTGGACTTCTGAAATCGTTTACCTCGCTGAAAACAATCGTTGCACCTATTGATGCTGTTTCGCAGTACCTTCGTTATCTTTTGCACATATCACCAGGCAATGACACCGATGCACTATGGACTGCTATTCTTTACGGCATATGCTCTCATGGAGTGTTTGTTAGTGAGGAGGCCGCTAACGATGCTCTCAACTATTTAACTATTACCGATGGACCGCCTTCTAGAAGAACAATGCAGGTATTTGAAAGACTTCTAGCAGATGACAACCAATATTTTGCGCAGTTCATTTCCAGTCCAAAAGGTAAGCAGTTTGTCTCTTATTTATGGACGATAGAACAGAGCTCGACAGTGGAAAAATTGCTTCATTCTATAGAATCTCCCACTACGGGAAACTTCGAAGTACTGTGCGAAGGGCTACTGGAGGAAGTGCAGCATAATAGGATTATGGAAAACATTCCACTACTTGTTGAGCGAGGACAGAGACTTTTAGAAAGTGTCCAACAGACTGGAGCCACAAGCTCAGCCGATTCGCTAAAGCaacttttgttttctgaGTCTGATGTTATTGAGAAACATCTGAATAGTATTTTTGATGCCAAAGTTAGCTCTGATCTGGCAGTTGCAGACTCACTGGGCGGTGCTGTTCTTCTCGTGAGCTCTGgggaagaagcagaaagTGCAAGCTTTGGTGTAAATATAGAGCAATTCGCATCAACTGCTGTTTACGTCAAGTCACTCGTCATTGAAAACAAGGCAGATTTTCTTAAGTTACCTGCTTCAACTGTTcaagatattattttatttttgctatATGCATCGGAGGTCATCTCATCTGCTGTATTTTTGGGAAAGCTGACCGCCGAAGGCGATGATTCAGCTTCACTCCTTGACTTTGGGAGTGAAGTTTCCACGTTATTATCGGAAGAGTCAACAGACTTCTCTGTCCCTCAATTTGTTGAAGCTATTTCTGAGGGTGACAGGGGCTTGGTTAGTAGGCTAGTCAATTTATTGTGGAGTTCGTCTTCTGAGCTCACTACAAAAGGATACTTTTCAAGTCGAGTGTTAGCCAATATCTTTGATCTTGTACTCGTTAAAGCGGCTGATTCAGATGTGGAGCCAACAATCCCCAAGCTTCGTATCCTTTTTAAAACTAGCATACTTGGAACTACTGCAATACTTCATGGCCTCCAAAAATATCTCCTGCAAtttgctgctcttggtaACCTTCGTAATCAGTTTGCAAGCGATTTGATCGGTCTCAATGAGAAGCAATTTAGTCAGACTGGTCTCAAGTCTTTAATATATCTCAACATGCTGCTGGATGTTCCAGCAAATGACGTCAGTACAGAGCTGATCCCGTTGAATCGTCTTCTAATGGTACTTCAGTCGGTATTCACTCGTATCAACAATACGGAAACTGATAGCTTACTAAACTCAAGAATCGAGTTGACAAAGCTTGTACCTAAACTGATGAGCTTATATCCCAGCCTTCCAACAGTATTTGGTATCTGGAAATCATGCATACAGCTTCTTGAACAAAACTTTATTGATATGAGCGAATCTTTGGCTCTCAGATATTTTACATTTcgatttgttgttgttgccCAGAAGGTTATTGACTCAACACCAGAATTGGCAGAGGAATTTGATTATTCGGgtgaaccagaagaagcataTCGATTTATATACGAGGAATTGTTTGACCAATTGTATGCCGCTGAGGCCAGTACCAATCAGCCTGACTATTTGACGATTGTTCAGCTCCAGAAAGCAGTCTTGTCGGTACCGACCAAGCTCTTAGACTATAATAAGCTTTATGGTCTTCTCGGTACTCCAAGTTCAGACGTTCAGAGAATCGCATTTGTCTTATTGCATAGACAGATTCCCTCGTTACAGGAAGAGAAGTCAATTTCCTTCGAACTTCAGAAGTCAAGTATTTCTAAACAGAATGAATCAGAGATcgacgaagatgaggatgaagaagtggaAGATGCTGCAGGTAGGTTCCCCCCTCGCCTGTTGAAAATGGTCAAGAATGTACCTGCTGTCTATGAGACCGACCACTCTATGACTGGTTATCTATGGGCATGGCAGCTTGTATATGATCACTTTCAAAACTCGTCTTATGACCTTCGGCGTGCATACATTGGTCAGCTGCGAAGAGATGCTGACAATGTGGTTGATTTGTTGCTGGACCTGATTTCGTATTATATTGTTGGCAAtgatttgaataaaatTGCCGAGAAAAGCAAAGAGCTGGACAATATCGACAAATACGAGGGCACGCTAGTTGAAGATATCAACGATGAGGTGGAACTATTGCTGTTGCGCAGTTACTTCGTTGTTCTTCAGTATACCGGATCACTGGCCAAAAGCTGGTTCTTGAGCGTAAAGAAGCGCAgtgttattattgctgttgaaaaGTTCACTGAGAAATATGTTTCACCAGTTCTCATTACCCGGGAGTTGAACACCATAGAGAAGAGTTTAGATGGCAACAGTAGTATCAATGACGAGAATATGAGTGCCAAAATAGCCCGAGCTACGAACGAGGTCAAGGCTTACTACACTACAGATGATCAGACGATGGAGATAGCTATTCGCATGCCACCGCTGTATCCATTACGGGACTTGCAAGTCGAGGGTATCAAACGGATTGGAGTTCGTGAGAAGCAATGGCGAGCATGGCTTTTGGCGTCTCAAGCAATTGGTACAGCACAAAACGGATCCATTATTGATTCATTAGAGCTGTTCAAACGCAATGTATCTATGCATTTCGAAGGTATTGTAGAATGTGCAATCTGTTACTCAATTCTCCACGAGGACCATTCTCTGCCTAACAAGACATGTACCACTTGTAAGAACAAGTTCCACGCCGACTGTCTTTACAAATGGTTCAAGAGTGCCGGATCCAGTAGCTGTCCCCTATGTAGAGCCACATTCAGTTTCAGACATGGCATAAATTAG
- the MRPS28 gene encoding mitochondrial 37S ribosomal protein MRPS28 (Mitochondrial ribosomal protein of the small subunit; GO_component: GO:0005622 - intracellular [Evidence IEA]; GO_component: GO:0005763 - mitochondrial small ribosomal subunit [Evidence IPI] [PMID 11278769]; GO_component: GO:0005739 - mitochondrion [Evidence IEA,IEA]; GO_component: GO:0005739 - mitochondrion [Evidence IDA] [PMID 16823961]; GO_component: GO:0030529 - ribonucleoprotein complex [Evidence IEA]; GO_component: GO:0005840 - ribosome [Evidence IEA,IEA]; GO_function: GO:0003723 - RNA binding [Evidence IEA]; GO_function: GO:0003723 - RNA binding [Evidence ISS] [PMID 9445368]; GO_function: GO:0019843 - rRNA binding [Evidence IEA]; GO_function: GO:0003735 - structural constituent of ribosome [Evidence IEA]; GO_function: GO:0003735 - structural constituent of ribosome [Evidence IPI] [PMID 11278769]; GO_process: GO:0032543 - mitochondrial translation [Evidence IC] [PMID 11278769]; GO_process: GO:0006412 - translation [Evidence IEA]) codes for MFRPFRPFQSLVTGYNSAPSTLNVVRNFHASSEALVKQKYLKKIRRVHKHFASQMMKPKPAFVDPVLGRPGVGFLERIKARVSEPYTQIDILDAQNSANLLYGAEQAALQKAPREAREAILSEESHKRGVIERIISMENSSPYQSKKLAVNFAVKDFARFEGDTGSSEVQAAVWTIRINFLANHLKENKQDLKGLRQLQQLVHNRQGILKYLKRKDPERYFWTIEKLGLSDAAVTEEFHMSRKYFLQTQFFGDKTLPLKRTKKDTREQRKLETMRKKARKFLAQQKK; via the coding sequence ATGTTTAGGCCATTCCGACCGTTTCAGTCGTTGGTGACTGGATACAACTCGGCCCCCAGTACATTAAATGTTGTGAGAAACTTCCATGCCTCGTCCGAGGCTCTGGTGAAGCAGAAGTATCTCAAGAAGATCCGAAGAGTGCACAAGCATTTTGCTAGTCAGATGATGAAACCCAAGCCAGCATTTGTTGATCCGGTATTAGGACGGCCAGGTGTGGGATTTCTGGAAAGAATTAAAGCCCGTGTTTCAGAACCATATACGCAAATCGACATTCTAGACGCACAGAACTCGGCCAACCTGTTATATGGAGCCGAGCAGGCTGCTTTACAAAAAGCTCCTCGAGAGGCCCGAGAGGCCATTTTGTCGGAAGAATCGCATAAACGAGGTGTCATCGAACGCATAATTAGCATGGAAAACTCATCCCCTTACCAGTCCAAGAAACTGGCAGTCAACTTTGCAGTCAAGGACTTTGCCCGGTTTGAGGGCGACACTGGATCCAGTGAGGTCCAGGCTGCCGTGTGGACCATTCGCATCAATTTCCTGGCCAACCATTTAAAAGAGAACAAACAGGATCTTAAAGGATTGCGTCAATTACAGCAACTAGTTCACAATCGTCAGGGaatactgaaatatctCAAGCGAAAGGATCCCGAAAGATATTTCTGGACCATCGAGAAACTCGGTTTGTCCGATGCCGCTGTCACAGAGGAGTTCCACATGTCGCGAAAATACTTCCTCCAAACACAATTTTTCGGTGACAAGACCCTGCCACTGAAGAGAACCAAGAAGGACACCAGAGAACAGCGCAAACTGGAAACCATGCGTAAGAAGGCTCGTAAATTCTTGGCccaacaaaagaaataa